A genomic stretch from Echeneis naucrates chromosome 6, fEcheNa1.1, whole genome shotgun sequence includes:
- the LOC115045364 gene encoding kinesin-like protein KIFC3 isoform X2, translating into MSLSDEDEEDGPDIPACTPLAAFLSFKQEAERRRASQVHLETSGKLADSPLVAVMSHLLSFLEQYSHFQQLQQQADQYRVQLKRHRVQHRRQMKALRASYRQRLRDKSSIISSLEEAISQQQTPSPPSKGESSSDAGAQVGVHQLVECLYGLQGERSKLRGELRLLHSQLEQKERDRHSRIQAFQQQIDELKSCIEEREEELSRLRTAAGATDSEKRVLCLSAENESLKQSLSVTQGLLQQLSAIPSQSSTMLIKENENLRSRVQQLEISLQQRAEQLSQLERHSEQSEWRRGEEMRKREDRVRELQLELDRERGKEPVVKYVTQTVEVESPATLKQLNKARQRNELLSEKLSNQNERCKQLEEQIRKSDEYSCNLQHKIAAYEREISKLREELLKEIGHLEERKEEAVKAAASCSAEHFQNLQDQFFSLQKRLTALPPTLRTMKTDYASLRSQVRNFSDFYGAAINDAKKQISAAISEMSEANKDLLEKYRKEVALRRKYHEQLVELKGNIRVLCRVKPMLKEDQHEEGQSVVVTTDLNNESSLTVLNKGKGRIFELDKVFHPQATQEEVFQEIEPLVTSCIDGYHVCIFAYGQTGSGKTYTMEGSIENPGINQRALKHLFSEIEERKDMWSYTVTVSSVEIYNEVLRDLLSKDGEKLDIKINPDGTGQLHVPGLRIIEVKSFQHIKKLLATARRNRITFGTQMNQHSSRSHALLCITVQGTDLATGSKTTGKLNLVDLAGSERVCKSGAEGERLKEAQNINRSLLALGDVIQALRARQTHIPFRNSRLTYLLQDSLGKGSKTVMVVQVSALESNVGETLCSLKFAQRVCKVELGPAARKIESGGGQCD; encoded by the exons ATGTCCCTgagtgatgaagatgaggaggatggcCCTGACATCCCAGCTTGCACTCCATTGGCTGCCTTTTTGTCCTTCAAACAGGAGGCAGAAAGAAGGAGGGCATCACAAGTTCATCTGGAAACATCTGGAAAG CTGGCAGACTCTCCCCTGGTGGCGGTGATGTCCCACTTGCTGAGTTTTCTGGAGCAGTACTCTCATTTTcaacaactgcagcagcaggctgacCAGTACCGGGTCCAGCTGAAGAGACACCGTGTCCAGCACCGCAGACAGATGAAGGCCCTGCGAGCCTCCTACCGCCAACGTCTCAGGGACAAAAGCAGCATCATCAGCAGCCTGGAGGAGGCCATCAGCCAGCAGCAGACCCCCAGCCCACCAAGCAAGg GCGAATCCAGCAGTGATGCAGGGGCACAAGTTGGGGTTCATCAGCTGGTGGAGTGTCTGTACGGCTTGCAAGGTGAGAGGAGTAAACTGAGAGGGGAGCTCCGTCTGCTGCATTCACAGCTGGAACAGAAGGAGCGAGACAGACACTCTCGCATTCAGGCCTTTCAACAGCAG ATTGATGAGCTCAAGAGTTGCATAGAGGAGCGTGAGGAGGAGCTGTCAAGACTGAGAACAGCCGCT GGTGCCACTGACTCAGAGAAGCGTGTTCTGTGCCTGTCTGCGGAGAACGAGAGTCTGAAACAAAGCCTGAGCGTCACCCAAggcctcctgcagcagctgtcagccATCCCCTCCCAGTCCAGCACCATGCTCATCAAG GAGAACGAGAACCTCCGCAGCAGAGTGCAGCAGCTGGAGATCTCCTTACAACAGCGTGCTGAGCAGCTGTCACAACTGGAGCGACACAGTGAACAGagtgagtggaggagaggagaggagatgagaaaaCGAGAGGACAGAGTGAgggagctgcagctggagttggacagagagaggggaaaggagCCAGTGGTGAAG TATGTCACTCAGACTGTGGAGGTGGAATCACCTGCCACTCTCAAACAGCTGAATAAAGCTAGGCAGAGGAATGAGCTTCTGTCCGAAAAGCTGTCCAATCAGAACGAGCGGTgcaaacagctggaggagcaaATTCGGAAGTCTGATGAATACAGCTGCAATCTGCAGCACAAG ATTGCAGCGTATGAGCGAGAAATCAGTAAACTGAGAGAGGAATTGCTGAAAGAGATTGGCCActtggaggagaggaaggaggaagctGTAAAGGCAGCTGCCAGCTGCTCAGCAGAACACTTTCAAAACCTGCAGGACCAATTCTTCA GCTTACAGAAGCGTCTGACAGCACTTCCACCAACTTTGCGCACCATGAAGACTGACTACGCCAGTCTGAGGAGCCAAGTTAGAAACTTCTCAGACTTTTATGGAGCAGCTataaatgatgcaaaaaaacaG ATTTCAGCTGCCATCAGTGAGATGTCCGAAGCCAACAAAGATCTTCTGGAGAAATATAGGAAAGAGGTTGCTCTGCGCAGGAAGTACCATGAACAGCTGGTGGAGCTTAAAG GCAACATCCGTGTGCTGTGTCGTGTGAAGCCCATGCTGAAGGAGGATCAGCATGAGGAGGGCCAGTCTGTGGTGGTGACGACAGACCTCAACAATGAGTCTTCCCTCACTGTCCTCAACAAGGGGAAGGGTCGTATCTTTGAACTGGACAAGGTCTTCCACCCACAGGCCACACAAGAAGAG GTCTTTCAGGAGATTGAACCTCTTGTGACATCCTGCATTGATGGCTACCATGtttgcatatttgcatatgGACAGACTGGCTCTGGAAAAACCTACACCATGGAG ggcagTATAGAGAACCCTGGCATCAATCAGCGAGCTCTGAAACACCTCTTCAGTGAGATCGAGGAGAGGAAGGACATGTGGTCTTACACTGTAACTGTCAGTTCTGTGGAGATCTACAACGAGGTGCTAAG AGACCTGCTGAGTAAGGATGGAGAAAAACTGGACATAAAGATCAACCCGGACGGGACAGGACAGCTGCATGTGCCAGGGCTCAGGATCATAGAAGTCAAAAGCTTCCAGCACATCAAGAAG CTTTTAGCCACAGCCAGAAGGAACAGAATCACCTTTGGCACGCAGATGAACCAGCACAGCTCCCGCTCCCATGCTCTGCTCTGCATCACAGTGCAGGGTACTGACCTCGCCACTGGGTCCAAAACCACCG GCAAGCTGAATCTGGTGGACCTTGCTGGCTCGGAGCGAGTATGCAAGTCTGGTGCAGAAGGAGAAAGGCTGAAGGAGGCCCAGAATATTAACCGTTCTCTTCTGGCACTTGGGGATGTAATTCAAGCACTGAGAGCTCGGCAGACTCACATCCCCTTCAGGAACTCCCGCCTTACGTACTTATTACAAGACTCCCTGGGCAAAGGCAGCAAGACTGTGATGGTAGTACAG GTGTCGGCTTTGGAGAGTAATGTGGGAGAGACGTTGTGCTCACTGAAGTTTGCTCAGAGGGTGTGCAAGGTGGAACTGGGCCCTGCAGCCAGGAAGATTGAATCTGGTGGAGGGCAGTGCGATTAA
- the ccdc12 gene encoding coiled-coil domain-containing protein 12 isoform X2, translating into MERKTGSLQEQALKRKERLKALRERQLHVRQDDGEPEQKKASLEEPAEEKHRELKLRNYTPEDEELKERQVPKAKPASVEDKVKDQLEAANPEPIIEEVDLANLAPRKPDWDLKRDVAKKLEKLERRTQRAIAELIRDRLRGSEEELAGAVAAVGTEEGDSD; encoded by the exons ATGGAGCGAAAAACGGGATCGCTTCAGGAGCAGGCCctgaagagaaaggagaggttAAAGGcactgagagaaagacagctTCATGTAA GGCAGGATGATGGGGAGccagagcagaaaaaagcaTCATTAGAGGAGCCTGCAGAAGAGAAGCACAG aGAACTGAAGCTGAGGAATTACACCCCAGAGGATGAAGAGCTGAAGGAGAGGCAGGTACCCAAAGCCAAACCAGCATCAG TGGAAGATAAAGTCAAAGACCAGTTGGAGGCAGCCAATCCAGAGCCCATCATTGAAGAAGTG GACTTGGCAAACCTCGCCCCAAGAAAACCAGACTG GGATCTGAAGCGTGACGTGGCAAAGAAACTGGAGAAGTTGGAGAGGAGAACACAGAGAGCCATCGCTGAGCTCATCA GGGATCGTCTGCGAGGCAGTGAGGAGGAGCTGGCAGGAGCTGTGGCAGCAGTAGGTACGGAGGAGGGAGACTCAGACTGA
- the LOC115045364 gene encoding kinesin-like protein KIFC3 isoform X1, producing MYAFYSLLVYIFYTVFKKEEEEALEGACGVSSDEPRPVSMETGSRRRDGHTPKTGKKACAQLNESSSSSDSDEMSLSDEDEEDGPDIPACTPLAAFLSFKQEAERRRASQVHLETSGKLADSPLVAVMSHLLSFLEQYSHFQQLQQQADQYRVQLKRHRVQHRRQMKALRASYRQRLRDKSSIISSLEEAISQQQTPSPPSKGESSSDAGAQVGVHQLVECLYGLQGERSKLRGELRLLHSQLEQKERDRHSRIQAFQQQIDELKSCIEEREEELSRLRTAAGATDSEKRVLCLSAENESLKQSLSVTQGLLQQLSAIPSQSSTMLIKENENLRSRVQQLEISLQQRAEQLSQLERHSEQSEWRRGEEMRKREDRVRELQLELDRERGKEPVVKYVTQTVEVESPATLKQLNKARQRNELLSEKLSNQNERCKQLEEQIRKSDEYSCNLQHKIAAYEREISKLREELLKEIGHLEERKEEAVKAAASCSAEHFQNLQDQFFSLQKRLTALPPTLRTMKTDYASLRSQVRNFSDFYGAAINDAKKQISAAISEMSEANKDLLEKYRKEVALRRKYHEQLVELKGNIRVLCRVKPMLKEDQHEEGQSVVVTTDLNNESSLTVLNKGKGRIFELDKVFHPQATQEEVFQEIEPLVTSCIDGYHVCIFAYGQTGSGKTYTMEGSIENPGINQRALKHLFSEIEERKDMWSYTVTVSSVEIYNEVLRDLLSKDGEKLDIKINPDGTGQLHVPGLRIIEVKSFQHIKKLLATARRNRITFGTQMNQHSSRSHALLCITVQGTDLATGSKTTGKLNLVDLAGSERVCKSGAEGERLKEAQNINRSLLALGDVIQALRARQTHIPFRNSRLTYLLQDSLGKGSKTVMVVQVSALESNVGETLCSLKFAQRVCKVELGPAARKIESGGGQCD from the exons ATGTACGCTTTCTATTCCCTTTTAGTCTACATCTTCTACACTGTCTTtaagaaggaggaagaagaagcctTGGAAGGGGCATGTGGAGTTTCCTCAGAT GAGCCAAGAcctgtttccatggaaacagggagcaggaggagagatggCCACACCCccaaaacagggaaaaaagcTTGTGCTCAGCTTAATGAATCAA GTAGCAGCAGTGACAGCGATGAAATGTCCCTgagtgatgaagatgaggaggatggcCCTGACATCCCAGCTTGCACTCCATTGGCTGCCTTTTTGTCCTTCAAACAGGAGGCAGAAAGAAGGAGGGCATCACAAGTTCATCTGGAAACATCTGGAAAG CTGGCAGACTCTCCCCTGGTGGCGGTGATGTCCCACTTGCTGAGTTTTCTGGAGCAGTACTCTCATTTTcaacaactgcagcagcaggctgacCAGTACCGGGTCCAGCTGAAGAGACACCGTGTCCAGCACCGCAGACAGATGAAGGCCCTGCGAGCCTCCTACCGCCAACGTCTCAGGGACAAAAGCAGCATCATCAGCAGCCTGGAGGAGGCCATCAGCCAGCAGCAGACCCCCAGCCCACCAAGCAAGg GCGAATCCAGCAGTGATGCAGGGGCACAAGTTGGGGTTCATCAGCTGGTGGAGTGTCTGTACGGCTTGCAAGGTGAGAGGAGTAAACTGAGAGGGGAGCTCCGTCTGCTGCATTCACAGCTGGAACAGAAGGAGCGAGACAGACACTCTCGCATTCAGGCCTTTCAACAGCAG ATTGATGAGCTCAAGAGTTGCATAGAGGAGCGTGAGGAGGAGCTGTCAAGACTGAGAACAGCCGCT GGTGCCACTGACTCAGAGAAGCGTGTTCTGTGCCTGTCTGCGGAGAACGAGAGTCTGAAACAAAGCCTGAGCGTCACCCAAggcctcctgcagcagctgtcagccATCCCCTCCCAGTCCAGCACCATGCTCATCAAG GAGAACGAGAACCTCCGCAGCAGAGTGCAGCAGCTGGAGATCTCCTTACAACAGCGTGCTGAGCAGCTGTCACAACTGGAGCGACACAGTGAACAGagtgagtggaggagaggagaggagatgagaaaaCGAGAGGACAGAGTGAgggagctgcagctggagttggacagagagaggggaaaggagCCAGTGGTGAAG TATGTCACTCAGACTGTGGAGGTGGAATCACCTGCCACTCTCAAACAGCTGAATAAAGCTAGGCAGAGGAATGAGCTTCTGTCCGAAAAGCTGTCCAATCAGAACGAGCGGTgcaaacagctggaggagcaaATTCGGAAGTCTGATGAATACAGCTGCAATCTGCAGCACAAG ATTGCAGCGTATGAGCGAGAAATCAGTAAACTGAGAGAGGAATTGCTGAAAGAGATTGGCCActtggaggagaggaaggaggaagctGTAAAGGCAGCTGCCAGCTGCTCAGCAGAACACTTTCAAAACCTGCAGGACCAATTCTTCA GCTTACAGAAGCGTCTGACAGCACTTCCACCAACTTTGCGCACCATGAAGACTGACTACGCCAGTCTGAGGAGCCAAGTTAGAAACTTCTCAGACTTTTATGGAGCAGCTataaatgatgcaaaaaaacaG ATTTCAGCTGCCATCAGTGAGATGTCCGAAGCCAACAAAGATCTTCTGGAGAAATATAGGAAAGAGGTTGCTCTGCGCAGGAAGTACCATGAACAGCTGGTGGAGCTTAAAG GCAACATCCGTGTGCTGTGTCGTGTGAAGCCCATGCTGAAGGAGGATCAGCATGAGGAGGGCCAGTCTGTGGTGGTGACGACAGACCTCAACAATGAGTCTTCCCTCACTGTCCTCAACAAGGGGAAGGGTCGTATCTTTGAACTGGACAAGGTCTTCCACCCACAGGCCACACAAGAAGAG GTCTTTCAGGAGATTGAACCTCTTGTGACATCCTGCATTGATGGCTACCATGtttgcatatttgcatatgGACAGACTGGCTCTGGAAAAACCTACACCATGGAG ggcagTATAGAGAACCCTGGCATCAATCAGCGAGCTCTGAAACACCTCTTCAGTGAGATCGAGGAGAGGAAGGACATGTGGTCTTACACTGTAACTGTCAGTTCTGTGGAGATCTACAACGAGGTGCTAAG AGACCTGCTGAGTAAGGATGGAGAAAAACTGGACATAAAGATCAACCCGGACGGGACAGGACAGCTGCATGTGCCAGGGCTCAGGATCATAGAAGTCAAAAGCTTCCAGCACATCAAGAAG CTTTTAGCCACAGCCAGAAGGAACAGAATCACCTTTGGCACGCAGATGAACCAGCACAGCTCCCGCTCCCATGCTCTGCTCTGCATCACAGTGCAGGGTACTGACCTCGCCACTGGGTCCAAAACCACCG GCAAGCTGAATCTGGTGGACCTTGCTGGCTCGGAGCGAGTATGCAAGTCTGGTGCAGAAGGAGAAAGGCTGAAGGAGGCCCAGAATATTAACCGTTCTCTTCTGGCACTTGGGGATGTAATTCAAGCACTGAGAGCTCGGCAGACTCACATCCCCTTCAGGAACTCCCGCCTTACGTACTTATTACAAGACTCCCTGGGCAAAGGCAGCAAGACTGTGATGGTAGTACAG GTGTCGGCTTTGGAGAGTAATGTGGGAGAGACGTTGTGCTCACTGAAGTTTGCTCAGAGGGTGTGCAAGGTGGAACTGGGCCCTGCAGCCAGGAAGATTGAATCTGGTGGAGGGCAGTGCGATTAA
- the ccdc12 gene encoding coiled-coil domain-containing protein 12 isoform X1 produces MERKTGSLQEQALKRKERLKALRERQLHGRGQDDGEPEQKKASLEEPAEEKHRELKLRNYTPEDEELKERQVPKAKPASVEDKVKDQLEAANPEPIIEEVDLANLAPRKPDWDLKRDVAKKLEKLERRTQRAIAELIRDRLRGSEEELAGAVAAVGTEEGDSD; encoded by the exons ATGGAGCGAAAAACGGGATCGCTTCAGGAGCAGGCCctgaagagaaaggagaggttAAAGGcactgagagaaagacagctTCAT GGCCGAGGGCAGGATGATGGGGAGccagagcagaaaaaagcaTCATTAGAGGAGCCTGCAGAAGAGAAGCACAG aGAACTGAAGCTGAGGAATTACACCCCAGAGGATGAAGAGCTGAAGGAGAGGCAGGTACCCAAAGCCAAACCAGCATCAG TGGAAGATAAAGTCAAAGACCAGTTGGAGGCAGCCAATCCAGAGCCCATCATTGAAGAAGTG GACTTGGCAAACCTCGCCCCAAGAAAACCAGACTG GGATCTGAAGCGTGACGTGGCAAAGAAACTGGAGAAGTTGGAGAGGAGAACACAGAGAGCCATCGCTGAGCTCATCA GGGATCGTCTGCGAGGCAGTGAGGAGGAGCTGGCAGGAGCTGTGGCAGCAGTAGGTACGGAGGAGGGAGACTCAGACTGA